One segment of Leguminivora glycinivorella isolate SPB_JAAS2020 chromosome 12, LegGlyc_1.1, whole genome shotgun sequence DNA contains the following:
- the LOC125231714 gene encoding juvenile hormone esterase-like, translating into MTSPVIDINEGKIRGYEKKINNKVYYGFKGIPYAKPPVGELRFRVPEPPEQWEGVRDGTADCNICIQFDKMSKTVVGSEDCLFLNVFTPSLPEAGETKALPVMVFIHGGGFMFGCGTDTSHLGPEWLVEQDVVMVSLNYRLGILGFLNLDRPDAPGNMGLRDQVQALKWVQQNIYKFGGDHNNVTIFGVSAGGSSVEYLLLSLMAKGLFHKAIMQSGSTLLNWAINKNMREIIQNLPPMKDNNDPNDDQLIKILKSLPSKDLILASMVALDATKRKGGLYFGFVPSVEKPSGWEPFLDKSPLDLLSHGEFTRVPVMTGFCARENILLRFYGPHLLDKLKQDKIFLDHLPFEIDNALKDEVENKLKKIYLEAENRYGEDDEYAIDFFSDIDFIAGIYISATLISKNNPSVYLYEFAYSGKLNYLKVKLGITSPGACHGDDSGYIQPSAVVPSDNISDTDKTVRDRMVTLFTNFAKYGDPTPAVDSIITTKWEPLGPSGRSLLIDDQLTMRSFPYTARAAIFEQFYNGQYAPKCHC; encoded by the exons GTTCCGGAACCTCCCGAGCAGTGGGAAGGAGTGCGGGATGGGACTGCAGATTGTAACATCTGTATTCAATTTGACAAGATGTCCAAAACCGTTGTAGGCAGTGAAGACTGTTTGTTCCTCAATGTCTTCACACCCTCGCTGCCGGAGGCGGGAGAGACCAAGGCGCTACCGGTGATGGTGTTTATCCATGGCGGCGGATTCATGTTCGGATGTGGCACCGACACCTCGCACCTCGGCCCAGAGTGGCTCGTCGAACAAGACGTTGTCATGGTCAGCCTTAACTACCGACTGGGCATTCTCGGATTCTTAAATCTTGATCGCCCAGACGCTCCCGGCAACATGGGACTCAGGGACCAAGTCCAAGCTTTAAAATGGGTACAGCAAAATATCTACAAATTCGGAGGTGATCATAATAATGTCACTATATTTGGAGTAAGTGCTGGTGGCTCTTCAGTTGAATATCTTCTACTATCACTAATGGCCAAAGGCCTTTTTCATAAAGCAATTATGCAATCTGGATCTACGCTACTGAACTGggctataaataaaaatatgaggGAAATTATTCAAAATTTACCACCAATGAAAGACAATAACGACCCAAACGATGATCAGCTGATAAAAATACTGAAGAGTTTGCCTAGTAAAGATCTAATTCTGGCATCTATGGTAGCTCTGGATGCCACTAAGAGGAAAGGTGGACTTTATTTTGGGTTTGTTCCGTCAGTTGAAAAACCTAGCGGATGGGAGCCATTTTTGGATAAATCTCCCCTGGATTTATTATCTCACGGTGAATTCACACGTGTCCCTGTCATGACAGGCTTCTGCGCTCGCGAGAACATTTTGTTGCGGTTTTATGGTCCGCACTTGCTGGATAAATTAAAGcaggataaaatatttttggaccaTTTACCTTTTGAAATCGATAACGCATTAAAGGATGaagtagaaaataaattaaaaaagatatatttGGAAGCCGAGAACCGCTACGGGGAAGACGACGAGTATGCGATAGACTTTTTCTCAGACATCGATTTCATTGCCGGGATTTATATTTCTGCTACGTTGATATCGAAAAATAACCCTTCAGTATACTTATATGAGTTCGCGTATAGTggaaaactaaattatttaaagGTGAAGCTTGGGATCACATCTCCCGGCGCGTGCCACGGCGACGACTCCGGGTACATCCAGCCTTCTGCCGTGGTTCCCTCCGACAACATATCAGACACCGACAAAACCGTGAGGGACAGAATGGTGACGCTGTTTACCAATTTCGCTAAATATGG AGATCCCACGCCTGCTGTGGACAGCATCATCACGACCAAGTGGGAGCCCCTCGGACCCTCGGGCCGCAGCCTGTTGATCGACGATCAGCTCACCATGCGGTCTTTCCCGTACACGGCGCGAGCGGCGATCTTCGAGCAATTTTATAACGGTCAATATGCACCTAAATGTCATTGTTAA